The Sphaerodactylus townsendi isolate TG3544 linkage group LG02, MPM_Stown_v2.3, whole genome shotgun sequence DNA segment ATTTGGAAGTGAGACGGAAGGATGGGGAGAAATGATATTGAGACCCACTTAGGAAGCAACCAGAGAGGAGTGGCCAGGCCACCCAGATGAAGCTtttttggggagcagcagtggcgtaggaggttaagagctcgtgtatctaatctggaggaaccgggtttgattcccagctctgccgcctgagatgtggaggcttctctggggaattcatgttagcctgtgcactcccacacacgccagctgggtgaccttgggctagtcacagcttctcggagctctctcagccccacccatctcacagggtgtttgttgtgaggggggaagggcaaggagattgtcagcccctttgagtctcctgcaggagagaaaggggggatataaatccaaactcctcttcctcttcctcttcctcttcctcctcctcctcctcctcctcctcctcttcttcttcttcttcttcttcttctttttcttcttcttcttctgggagcCAAAATAGAGTCCTTTCCTTGGTTTGGATTTAGGGAGGCAATTTGTGACGATTAGCCACTTTCCTGCGTGTCCTTGCCCTCCCAGTCACCACccgcgtggtgtagcagttaagcgtggtggactctactccagagaaccgggtttgattccccgctcctccacgtaaatgctgggctgtatcaataggagtatagtgtcaagatcactCTACTGCCGGATATGTGACGTGGCTGGCAGCTGCTGGTAACCATGCCTGCAATCTTCAATTTTCAGAGTCTACTCACAGTAATCTTGCTCCTTGTATGTACCTGTGCATACATAAGATCCTTGGCTCCCAAATTACTGGATAACAATCAAACTGGATTACTGGGTATATTCTGGAAGTGTGCCAGGATTGGTGAATGGAAGAGCCCTTATGTTGCTGTGTGCTGTATAGCAATGGCCTTCAGTATTCTGTTTATACAGTAACagttgtggaaaaaaaaatctggaaaatgtcTGCAGTAAAACTACAACGGAATAAAAGACCCTGGGAAACCGAAAAAGTATTCTACACCTTAATTACCCACTGGACAATACAAAATTATGACAAGTTCCATATTTTCTGTTATAGAAGAGAGGTGCATTAATTTgtaatatttcatttattaacAGTCATGTTTGTAGATTTTCCATATTCTTTCATGTGGATTGTATTATGAATTTCAATGGAGATTTTTAACATGCATGgctagtgtcaagattgagggatgtaattgtacctcttgattctgcattggttggacctcacctggaatattgtgtgcagttctgggcaccacaattcaggaaggatattgacaagctggaacgggttcagaggagggcaaccaaaatggtcaaaggtctggaatccatgccttacaaggagagacttagagagctggggatgtttggtttggtgaagagaaggttaacaggtgacatgatagccatgtttacatatttgaagggaatgtcatgttggtgagggagcaagcttgtttcttgCTACTCcaaagactagaaccaggagtaatgggttcaaggagaaggaaaagagatgccacctaaacctcaggaagaacatcctgaccatcaaggccagaggtgggatccagcaggttctcacaggttcccgagagtaggttactaattatcggtgtgtgccgagagggggttactaattggtgattttgccccttgatttttgccttagttacacccctcctctcagcagtagcgcgcagaacttgaagcagtctagcaggaggtgcaccagtgtacgtggcagcctgcgcctgcgtgcattcgtttcccgcccaaggaccggcacagtggctgcgtccttgccatagccccacccagaaatgacccacccccagaatgcctggccatgcccccgtcgtgccccgcccagccccattggcgctacgccacagtttgaatcccaccaccatgggaacctgttactaaaatgtttggatcccaccactgatcatggctgttggacagtggaattcactgcctcggagtgtggtggagtctccttttttggagatttttaaagagaggctggatggtcacctGACAGGAGTTctttgaccagaggtgggatccagcaggttctcaccagttcctgagagtgggttactaattatttgtgtgtgccgagagggggttactaattgggtcggcTTTCCCAACTCCACGCCCTTgactccccgagaggcatcctgcctttgagcgtgaaggttccatatagcaattgcgactaataatgtaactccctgaactgggttaatccctttcaggtcctgcaattcattgattctcagcctttcgtaccttttatctcgccagtctctatcaaagaacctgtgtgtttcaccattgcttgtttcatatttgtgagtttgggcattTTCTATagtgtgataatgatttagaaatgacctggggcaaaaaaaaaatggggggggtcgtggtggggtggctgtgcaggggggggggcttccaacccaggttttgctcagggctcaggtttgccgaggtacgcctctgccccctttgctgatggggggctggcgagggaacctgttactaaaatttttggatcccaccactggctttgaccatgtgttcctgcatggcaggggtattgggcttgatggcccttgaggtctcttccaacctTGTGGTTCTATGTTCTTATTGTGCGAATCCAGCAGGGCTCAAAGTCCAGGGGACTGAATTTTAAAGCCCGCTTCTGTCGAAGCCAGCAGTGTGTTTTACTAGTCTGAGGAAAGCTGACAAACTATTTCACTGTGGCATTTTCCGAATCACCAAAGGCGGTTCTGCATTGGATTGTGTGCCACAAATCTCGGATATGGAAGGGGAAACTCCCAGAGATCGGAATGTCGGCTCAAACAGCATGTTGGGAAATGCACCGAGTGAGTTATTAACACTACAGCCAGTTATTTATTGACTTTCCCCTTGCTTCTGGCCAGGAGATCGAGATATATTGCCTTTCTGTGGCCAGCTGCCTCCGACCAAGTACCTAATGAGGACGAGAGAGAGAGTTACAGCAAACCAGCGGCAATAAAGCACATGATTTTTAATCAACAATGCCACCAGTGAGACAAAGGAAGAACGATAAAAGGCCTGATTCGGCTTAGCAAGTTGAATACCAC contains these protein-coding regions:
- the LOC125427158 gene encoding protein kish-A-like is translated as MPAIFNFQSLLTVILLLVCTCAYIRSLAPKLLDNNQTGLLGIFWKCARIGEWKSPYVAVCCIAMAFSILFIQ